Proteins encoded together in one Camelus dromedarius isolate mCamDro1 chromosome 11, mCamDro1.pat, whole genome shotgun sequence window:
- the HIGD1C gene encoding HIG1 domain family member 1C → MSSDNQWSADEDEGQLSRLIRKSRDSPFVPVGIAGFMTVVSYGLYKLKYRRDQKMSIHLIHMRVAAQGFVVGAVTLGVLYSMYKDYIRPRFFNVSKK, encoded by the exons atGTCTTCAGATAACCAGTGGTCAGCAGATGAGGACGAAGGCCAGTTATCTCGACTGATCAGGAAATCCAGAGACTCCCCCTTTGTCCCTGTAG GGATAGCTGGCTTTATGACTGTGGTGTCCTATGGTCTTTACAAGTTAAAATACAGAAGAGATCAGAAAATGTCCATTCATCTTATTCACATGAGAGTTGCTGCCCAAGGATTTGTTGTAGGAGCTGTGACTCTAG GTGTTCTCTATTCTATGTATAAGGATTACATCAGACCTCGATTCTTCAATGTGTCCAAAAAATGA